GGCCGCCCGAGAGCTGGGTCGGGTAGCGGTCGCCCAGCTGCTCGAGCTGGACCAGCTGCAGCAGCCGGTCGACGCGCTCGTCGATTTCCGTGCGAGAGGGGCGGTCTTTGCGCGGCTTCACGCGCAGGCCGAACGCCACGTTCTGGGCCACGGTCATATGCTTGAAGAGCGCGTAATGCTGGAACACGAAGCCCATCTGCCGGTCGCGGGCCCCCTGTTCGCTGACATCGACATTGTCGATCGTCAGCGTGCCCGCATCGGGAAATTCGAGCCCGGCCAGGATGCGCAGCAAGGTGGTCTTGCCGGAACCGGAGGGGCCCAGCAGAGCCAGGAACTCGCCCGGTCGCACGTCGAGATCGATGCCCTTGAGAGCGGCGAAATTGTCGAAATGCTTCACCAGGCTGGTGACGGTGATGCTCACTTGGAAACCTCCGCCGTCTGAAATCAGTGGCGCGCGCCGCCGGCAAGCCGGTCGGCGTAGCGCCATTCGAGCAAGGATTTGAGCGCCAGCGTGACGAGCGCCAGCATGGCCAGGAGCGAGGCCACGGCGAACGCGCCGACGAAATCGTACTCATTGTAAAGAAGCTCGATATGGAGCGGCATGGTGTTGGTCAGGCCGCGAATATGGCCCGAGACCACCGAGACCGCGCCGAATTCGCCCATGGCGCGCGCATTGCAGAGCAACACGCCATAGAGCAGGCCCCAGGTGACGTTGGGCAGGGTCACCCGGAAGAAGGTCTGAATGCCGTTGGCGCCGAGCGAGATCGCCGCCTGTTCCTCGTCGGTGCCTTGTTCCTGCATCAGGGGGATGAGCTCGCGAGCGACGAAGGGGAAGGTCACGAAGATGGTGGCGAGCACGATGCCCGTCGCCGAGAACATCACCTTGACGCCGAGCGCCTCGAGCGTCGGCCCGAACCAGCCATGGACGCTGTAGAGCAGCACATAGATCAGGCCGGAGATGACCGGCGAGACCGAGAAGGGCAGGTCGATGAGCGTGATCAGCAGGCTCTTGCCACGGAACTCGAACTTGGCGATGGCCCAGGCGGCGGCGAGACCGAACACCACATTGAGCGGCACCGAGATTGCCGCCACCAGAAGCGTCAGCCGGACAGCGGCCAACGCGTCCTTGTCGCTGATCGCGGAAAGATAGGCCGCGATGCCCTTGGCAAACGCGCCGATGAAGACCGAGGCGGTCGGCAGTACCAGCATGGCCAGGAGGTATCCCACGGCCACGAGGATCAGCAGCCAGCGCACCCAGATGGGTTCGGTGGTGGGATCGCGGCGGCGGCGCAGCGGCGTTTGCGGCTTGGCGGCGTTCACGAGCGGGCCTCCTCATGACGGCGGGCCCAGCGCTGCAGCAGGTTCAGCACCAGCAGCATCAGAAAGGAGACCGCGAGCATGACCACGGCGATCGCGGCGGCGCCCGCATAGTCATATTGCTCGAGCTTGATGACGATCAGCAGCGGCGCGATTTCGGATCTCATCGGCATATTGCCGGCAATGAAGATCACCGAGCCGTACTCGCCGACGGCGCGCGCGAAGGCCAGCGCGAAGCCGGTCAGGAGCGCCGGCGCGATCGTCGGCAGGATCACGTAGCGGAAGG
The nucleotide sequence above comes from Hypericibacter terrae. Encoded proteins:
- the cysW gene encoding sulfate ABC transporter permease subunit CysW, with translation MNAAKPQTPLRRRRDPTTEPIWVRWLLILVAVGYLLAMLVLPTASVFIGAFAKGIAAYLSAISDKDALAAVRLTLLVAAISVPLNVVFGLAAAWAIAKFEFRGKSLLITLIDLPFSVSPVISGLIYVLLYSVHGWFGPTLEALGVKVMFSATGIVLATIFVTFPFVARELIPLMQEQGTDEEQAAISLGANGIQTFFRVTLPNVTWGLLYGVLLCNARAMGEFGAVSVVSGHIRGLTNTMPLHIELLYNEYDFVGAFAVASLLAMLALVTLALKSLLEWRYADRLAGGARH